CTTGACGCGCGGGGCGCGGGGCCGCTACCGCCGCGGGGCGGCGGACCGGGCGCTCGTGGCGGCCCGGGAGGCCCGGCGCCCGACCGCGATGAGCAGGAGCGTCACCCCGCATATCAGGGACGCGATGACCACCACCCAGACGGCGACCGCGCCGTACCCGCCGCCGTCGGTCGCGGGATCCAGGAACGGGTACGGGTAGTACGTCGCCGCCCCCGTGACCTCGTTGCCCGTGAACGGCCCGCGCGCGAGCGTGACCGCGACCCACGCGAGCGGGTACACCACGACCCGGCCGACCGCGCCGTAGCCGAGCGCCCGCCGGTCGGGCGCGAGCAGCCAGTCGGCGAGCACGAGCAGGGGCACGACGACGTGCAGCACCTCGTTCGACCAGGGCAGGTTGCCGCCGGGGATGGTGGGCAGCCCGCGGAGCAGCAGGTTGTAGACCGCGCCGGTCGTCACCATGTACGTGGTGGCCGCCAGCCGCAGCGTGGTCCAGCCGCGTCCCGGCGCGGGCGAGCGGCGCAGCAGCCGCGCGGCCCCGACGCCCATGACCACGGCCGCGAGCAGGTTCGACTGGATCGTGAAGTACATGAGGAAGTCGAGCGTCTTGCCCCCGATCCCCTCGACGCCGATGCTCCGCCAGTACGAGGAGCTGACGACGTACTGGCTCGTGACGGCGACCAGCACGGCCAGGGCGGTGAGGAGGCGGACGACCGCCCAGGTGATGCGCACGCCCCACCGTCCCACATCCCCTCGTCGACGGCGATCCGCGCACGGGGCTTCGCTCCCGGCGCGGCCTAGGCTGGGCGGATGCATGGTGAGTACAAGGTCCCCGGCGGCAAGCTCGTCGTGGTCGACCTCGACGTGACCGACGGCCGCATCTCGGGCTTCCGCCTCGCGGGCGACTTCTTCCTCGAGCCGGACGACGCCCTCGAGTCCATCGACCAGGCGGTCAACGGTCTCCCGGAGGACAGCGACGCCGCCGCGATCTCCGCGGCCATCCGCCGCGCCCTCCCGCCGCAGGCCGTGCTCCTCGGCTTCTCGCCGGAGGCCGTCGCCGTCGCGATCCGCCGCTCGCTCGCCCGCGCCACGAACTGGGGCGACTACGAGTGGGAGGTCATCCACGACCGCGCCTACCGCCCCGTGGAGCAGATGGCGCTCGACCAGGTGCTCGCCGAGGAGGTCGGCGCGGGCCGCCGGAACCCGACGCTCCGCATCTGGGAGTGGGACCAGCCGGCCGTCGTCATCGGCAGCTTCCAGTCCCTCCGCAACGAGGTCGACGCCGAGCAGGCCGCGGCCCACGGCTTCGACGTCGTGCGCCGGGTCTCGGGCGGCGGCGCGATGTACATGGAGGCGGGCGCCGTCATCACGTACTCGATCTACGCGCCCGTCGACCTCGTGCAGGGCATGACCTTCGCGGACTCCTACGCCTACCTCGACGAGTGGGTCATCACCGCGCTCCGCTCGCTCGGCATCGACGCGTCGTACCAGCCGCTCAACGACATCACGAGCCCGAGCGGCAAGATCGGCGGGGCCGCCCAGAAGCGCCTCGGCGCCGGCGCCGTGCTGCACCACGTCACCATGAGCTACGACATGGACGGCGAGAAGATGGTGCAGGTGCTCCGCATCGGCCGCGAGAAGATCAGCGACAAGGGCATCACGAGCGCCGCCAAGCGCGTGGACCCGCTCCGCAGCCAGACGGGCATGAGCCGCGCCGAGATCATCGACCGGATGAAGGCCACCTTCACCGGCCTCTACGGCGGGAAGCCCGGCGAGGTCACGCCGGAGGAGTGGGCGAAGACCCGCCAGCTCGTGGACGACAAGTTCTCGACCCCGGAGTGGCTCACGCGCGTCCCCTGACGCGCGTCCCCGACCCTGCGTCGGGCGCGCGGAGCCCCGCCCGGGCCGCCGTGTCCGCCTGGCGAAGCGCCGGTGTCCGCTCCGCGTCGCCGAATCGGCCTGCGGCGGGGCGCCGCCTAGAGTCCTGCTGTCGTCCTTCCGGCCCCGCGGGGCCGAGGGTCGGCGAGCGGCACGACCGAACCGCCTGCGGGCGGCTGCGATCGCGACCGCGGGCGGCTCCGTGACGGCACGCGCCTCGCGGAGCGGTCTCGCGGGGCGCATCGCGCGCCCCGCGAGCGACCCGCCGCCGTGGCCCGCCGGTCAGCCGCGCTCGAGCAGCTCCCGGTAGTCGGGATGCTCGTCGATCCACTCCGCCACGAACGGGCACGCGGCGACGACCGTGCGGGATCCCGCGCGCACGTCGTCGAGGGCCGCCCGCACGAGCTGGCCGCCGAGGCCGCCCCGCCGCTTCGCGGGGTCGATCTCGGTGTGGGTGAAGACGATGCGGTCGCCCTGGATCAGGTAGTCCGCGAAGCCCGCGCGCTCGCCGTCGAGCCACAGCGTGTAGCGCGAGCCGCCGGGGTCGTGGGTCACGTCGACGCTCATCCCGCCACCCTAGGCGCCGGCGCGCTGCACGGGCGATCCCGAGGGGCGCCGGGTTACCCTGGACCGCCGGCATCCCGGCGCACCTCCCCCGATCCCTCGGAGCAGCACGTGACCGCCGACATCCGCCGCCGCAGCATCCTCGCCGCCGCCCTCGCGATCCCCGTGACCGCCGCCCTGGCCGCCTGCACCCGCCAGGAGCCGACCCCGCGCGCGACGCTCGGCGCCGACGGCCAGCCCGCCGCCTCGGGATCCTCGCCCGCCGTCGCCTCCGTGGAGCCCGCCGCGCTCTCCGTCTCGGGCGGCCAGACCGTCACGCTGGCCGGCGCCGGCCTCGCGGGGGCCACCGCCGTGATGTTCGCGGGCACCGCGGGCACCGACGTGAAGGTGGCCGGCGACGGATCCCTCACGGTCGTCGCGCCCCGCTCGGCCGACTACGAGGACCGCGCCGCCGACATCCAGGTCATGGCCGGCGACGCCCCGCTCACGACGGCCACCGCCGCGTACTCCGCGCAGACGCCCGTCGACGAGCAGCTCCAGTACGCGCTCGCCCACTGGGACTCCTACAACCTCGAGGAGTACGGGGACTTCAACCCCTCCGGCGGCGACTGCGTCAACTTCGTCAGCCAGACGCTCATCCAGCGCGGCTGGGAGATGACGACGGAGTGGCACAACCGCGGCGGCGGATCCGACTGGACCTACGCGTGGATCCACGTGCCCACCTTCGACAAGTGGCTCGCCGCCAACGCCTCCGCGCTGGGCGTCACGCGCCTCGAGCTCGCGGACCGCGACCGTCTGAAGGTCGGCGACATCGTCATCTTCGACTGGAACCGCAACGCGTCCGCCGACCACACGCAGATCGTCTCGGCCATCGAGCCGAAGGACGGCGGCAACGTCGTCAAGATGGTCGGCCACAACCTCGACAACGACTACCGCGACCTCGACGAGACCATCACCACGGAGCACCCGGGCGCCCAGGTGCACTTCTGGAGCGTGGCCTAGGCCACGTCGCCGACGCCGCGTCCCAGCCGCAGCAGGCGGTCGACCAGCAGCACGAGCAGCACGCCCGCCGCGTACGCCGCGAGGTCGACCGGGTCGTACCCGGTGCCGAGGAGCAGGCGGCAGAGCGGCACGTGCACCGCCCAGATCGCCGGCCATCCCGTGATCTGCAGCAGCTCGACCGCTGTGCACCAGACGAGCACGGCCGCTCCGTGCACGACCGAGTCGACGCGGGGGAGCACCGCGATCAGCGCGAGGTGGATCGCCGCCGCGTAGAAGACGTCGGGCCACAGCCCCCGGCCGTCGCTGTGCGTGACGACCATGCCCGCGATGACCACCGCGAGCAGCGCGCCGAGCGACACGACGCGCCGGCGGGCGTGGCCGTCGGGGAGCCGCACGTGCCGCTCGACGACCGGCGCGGGGTCGGCCGCGCCGTCGGCGCGACGACGCGACGGCTCGTCCCAGACGAACGCGTCCACATCCCCGGAATGGCGCATGCCCCCAGCGTAGGCACCGCGGATGCGAACGCGCCCCGTGCGACGCCGCACCGCGCGGGGCGCGGGGCGCGGGGCGCGAGGCGCGAGGCGCGAGGCGCTAGGCGCCGAGCGCCGCGTCGACGATGCGCTTGGCCTCGGCCTGCACCTCGTGCAGGTGGTCGAGGCCCACGAACGACTCCGCGTAGATCTTGTAGACGTCCTCGGTGCCGCTGGGGCGCGCCGCGAACCAGGCGCGGTCGGTGACGACCTTGACGCCGCCGACCGCCGCGCCGTTGCCGGGCGCGGTGCTGGTCTTCACGGTGATCACATCGCCCGCGACCTCGGTGGCGGTGATCGCGTCGCCGTCGAGCTTGCCGAGGGTCGCCTTCTGCGCCTTCGTGGCGGCCGCGTCGACGCGCTCGTACACGGGGTCGCCGAAGCGCTCCGTGAGCTCGCGGTAGAGCACGCTCGGCGTCTTGCCCGTGACCGCGAGGATCTCCGCGGCCAGCAGCGCGAGGAGGATCCCGTCCTTGTCCGTGGTCCAGACCGTGCCGTCCATGCGGAGGAAGCTGGCGCCGGCCGACTCCTCGCCGCCGAAGCCCACGGATCCGTCGATGAGGCCGGGCACGAACCACTTGAAGCCCACCGGCACCTCCCAGAGGCGGCGGCCGAGCGACTCGGCGACGCGGTCGATCACGCTGGAGGACACGAGGGTCTTCCCGATCGCGGCGTCCTCGCGCCAGTGCGGGCGGTGCGCGTAGAGGTAGTCGATCGCGACCGCGAGGTAGTGGTTCGGGTTCATGAGCCCGGCGTCGGGCGTGACGATGCCGTGCCGGTCGGCGTCGGCGTCGTTGCCCGTGAGGATGTCGAAGTCGTCCTTGCGCGCGAGCACGCTCGCCATGGCCGACGCGGACGACGGGTCCATGCGGATCTTGCCGTCCCAGTCGAGCGTCATGAACGACCACGCGGGGTCGACCTCGGGGTTCACGACCTCGAGGTCGAGGCCGTAGCGCTCGCCGATCGCGGCCCAGTACTCGACCGAGGCGCCGCCGAGCGGGTCCGCGCCGATGCGCACGCCGGCCGCCTTGATGGCCTCCATGTCGATGATGGAGCCGAGGTCGTCCACGTAGTGGCCGAGGAAGTCGTAGCCCTCGACCGCGCCGCGGGCCTCCTCGAGCGGGACCCGCCTCACGTCGACGAGGCCGGCCGCGATGATCTCGTTGGCGCGCGCCGCGATCCAGCCGGTGGCGTCGGAGTCGGCCGGGCCGCCGTGCGGCGGGTTGTACTTGAAGCCGCCGTCGGCCGGCGGGTTGTGGCTGGGGGTCACGACGATGCCGTCGGCCACGTCGTCGTCGCCGTGCTGCTCGTCGCGGTTCCAGCGCAGGATCGCGTGCGACAGCGCGGGGGTCGGGCACCAGGAGTCGCGCGAGTCGGCGAGCACGCGCACGCCGTTGGCGACGAGCACCTCGAGCGCCGTGTCCTCGGCGGGCTTCGAGAGCCCGTGGGTGTCGCGGCCGATGAACAGCGGACCGGTGATGCCCTGCTCGGCCCGGTACTCCACTATCGCCTGCGTGATCGCGAGGATGTGGTCCTCGTTGAAGGCCGTCTTCAGCGAGCTGCCGCGGTGGCCGCTGGTGCCGAACGCCACCTTCTGCTCGGGATCCTCCACGTCGGGATGGAGGTCGTGGTACGCCCGGATCAGCTCGTCGATGTCGATGAGGTCGGACGGGAGGGCGGCGGTGCCTGCGCGGTCATGCATGGATCCATCCTGGCACCGGGCCCCGCCGATTCCCATCTAGGGTGCAGGCATGGCCGAGACCCCGCGACCCGACGAGACCTACAGCTACCTCGGGCCGTCGGGCACCTTCACCGAGGCCGCGCTCAAGCAGGTGGAGGCGGCCCGCGGCCGCACCTGGCGCGCGGTCAACAACGCCTCGGAGGCGCTCGCCGACGTGGTGTCCGGCACCTCGGTCGCGGCCATGATCGCCATCGAGAACTCCGTCGAGGGCGGGGTCACGGCCACGCAGGACGCGCTCGCGAACATCCCGGGCCTCCGCATCCTCAGCGAGCACCTCGTGCCCGTGTCCTTCGACCTCGTGGTGCGGCCGGGCACGGCGCTCGCCGACGTGCGGACGGTCGCCGCGCATCCCGTCGCCTACGGGCAGTGCCGCCGCTTTCTCGAGCGCGAGCTGCCGACGCACGGGCACGTGCCCGCCACGTCGAACGTCGCCGCGGCCCTGTCGCTGCTGGAGGACGGGGTCGCGGACGCCGCCATCGCGCCGCCGCAGATCACGGAGAGCCAGCCGCTCGAGGCGGTCGCCCGCGGCATCGGCGACAACCCGAACGCCGTCACGCGCTTCGTGCTGGTCGGCCGCGCCACCGCGCTGCCGCCGCGCACGGGCGCCGACAAGACGAGCCTCATCGTCGAGCTGCCGGACGACCGGGCCGGATCCCTGCTCGACCTCCTCGAGCAGTTCGCGACCCGCGGGGTGAACCTCGCGCTCATCCAGTCGCGGCCCATCGGCGACGAGCTCGGCCGCTACCGCTTCGTCATCGACGCGGAGGGGCACGTGCACGACGAGCGCGTCGCGGACGCCCTGCTCGGGATCCGCCGCTTCAGCCCGCGCGTCACGTTCCTCGGTTCGTACCCGCGGGCCGACGGCGCGCCGAGCACCTACCGCGAGCGGTACGAGGACGACGTGTTCCTCGAGGCGCGCGACTGGCTGCGCGGCATCGTCTCGGCCGAGCCCGGCGCCGGCGACGCCTAGGCGCGGTCGCGGTCGCGGTCGAGGTCCTTCGAGCGCGCCCCGGTCGCCCGGCTGATGAGGTAGAGCACCACGCCGACGGCCAGCAGGATCGCGCCGAACAGCCACACCTGCCCGCTCTGCTGCGTGAGCAGGAGGATGCAGGACAGCACGCCGAGCACGGGCACGATCGTCCAGACGCGGAAGTGGGCGTGCTCGACGCGGTCCTTCCGGAGCACCAGGACGGCGACGTTCGTGCTGATGAAGACGAACAGCAGCAGGAGCACGACCGTCTCGGCGAGCGTGCCCACGTCGCCGACCGAGGTCAGCGCGACGGCGACGACGGTGGTCGCGACGATGGCGACCCACGGCGTCCGGCGGTTCGGCAGCACCCGGCCGAGGATCCCGGGCAGGAGGCCCTGCTCGGCCATCCCGAAGGTGACGCGGCTCGCCATGATCATGGTCAGCAGGGCGCCGTTCGCGACGGCAACGAGGGCGATGAGGCTGAAGACCCAGGCCGGGATGCCGACGCCGGTGGCCTGCACCACCGCGAGCAGCGGGCCGGTCGACTCCGACAGCTCGTCCGGCGAGAGCGCGACGGAGCTGGCCAGGGCCACGAGGACGTAGACGACGCCGGCGGTGGCGAGCGATCCGAAGAGCGCCTTCGGGTAGACGCGGCTGGGGTCGCGCACCTCCTCGGCGACGTTCGCGCTCGTCTCGAACCCGACGAACGAGTAGTAGGCGACGATCGCGGCCGACAGCGTGGCCAGCGCCGCGTTCGAGCCCTCGGGGAACTGCGTCACGCGCGAGACGTCGCCGCCCCCGCCGCCGAGCATCACGGCCACGACGACGATCACGATGACGAGGCCGCTCAGCTCGACCACGGTCATGATCACGTTGCCGCGCATGCTCTCGGTGATGCCGCGGGCGTTGAGGGCCGCGACGAGCAGGAGGAACACGATGGCCGCGGGGATCTGCGGCACGTCGAACAGGGGCGCGAGCAGCGTCGAGAGGTACTGGCCCGCGAACGCGAGCGACAGCCCGGCGGCGCTGACGACGCCGGCGGCGAGCATCGAGAAGCCGACGAGGAACGAGATCACCGGCTGCTTGAAGGCGCGCTCGGCGAAGATCGCAGCGCCGCCCGCCCGGGGGTACTTGGTGACGAGCTCGGCGTAGGAGCCCGCCGTGAGGAGGGCCAGCAGCAGTGCGACGACGAGCGGCACCCACAGCGCGCCGCCCACGTCCTCCGCGAGCGTGCCCATGAGCGCGTAGATTCCGGCGCCCAGCACGTCGCCGAGGATGAAGAGGTAGAGGAGCGGGCCGGTGATGGCCTGCTTGAGCTTCGAGCCGCCCGCGCCGGCCCCGCTCGCGTCCTGCTCCCTGCCGGTGGTCGTCGTCATGCGCGTGCCTCTCGTCCTCGGATGCCGGGCGGTGCCCGGCGGGCGTGCAGGAGCGCGCCGCCATTCGAGCTTGGCCCGGTCCGGCTCCGGCGTCCCGGACGGGCCCGGCCGCC
This is a stretch of genomic DNA from Clavibacter zhangzhiyongii. It encodes these proteins:
- a CDS encoding Pr6Pr family membrane protein, with the protein product MRITWAVVRLLTALAVLVAVTSQYVVSSSYWRSIGVEGIGGKTLDFLMYFTIQSNLLAAVVMGVGAARLLRRSPAPGRGWTTLRLAATTYMVTTGAVYNLLLRGLPTIPGGNLPWSNEVLHVVVPLLVLADWLLAPDRRALGYGAVGRVVVYPLAWVAVTLARGPFTGNEVTGAATYYPYPFLDPATDGGGYGAVAVWVVVIASLICGVTLLLIAVGRRASRAATSARSAAPRR
- a CDS encoding lipoate--protein ligase family protein, with amino-acid sequence MHGEYKVPGGKLVVVDLDVTDGRISGFRLAGDFFLEPDDALESIDQAVNGLPEDSDAAAISAAIRRALPPQAVLLGFSPEAVAVAIRRSLARATNWGDYEWEVIHDRAYRPVEQMALDQVLAEEVGAGRRNPTLRIWEWDQPAVVIGSFQSLRNEVDAEQAAAHGFDVVRRVSGGGAMYMEAGAVITYSIYAPVDLVQGMTFADSYAYLDEWVITALRSLGIDASYQPLNDITSPSGKIGGAAQKRLGAGAVLHHVTMSYDMDGEKMVQVLRIGREKISDKGITSAAKRVDPLRSQTGMSRAEIIDRMKATFTGLYGGKPGEVTPEEWAKTRQLVDDKFSTPEWLTRVP
- a CDS encoding GNAT family N-acetyltransferase, which codes for MSVDVTHDPGGSRYTLWLDGERAGFADYLIQGDRIVFTHTEIDPAKRRGGLGGQLVRAALDDVRAGSRTVVAACPFVAEWIDEHPDYRELLERG
- a CDS encoding amidase domain-containing protein: MTADIRRRSILAAALAIPVTAALAACTRQEPTPRATLGADGQPAASGSSPAVASVEPAALSVSGGQTVTLAGAGLAGATAVMFAGTAGTDVKVAGDGSLTVVAPRSADYEDRAADIQVMAGDAPLTTATAAYSAQTPVDEQLQYALAHWDSYNLEEYGDFNPSGGDCVNFVSQTLIQRGWEMTTEWHNRGGGSDWTYAWIHVPTFDKWLAANASALGVTRLELADRDRLKVGDIVIFDWNRNASADHTQIVSAIEPKDGGNVVKMVGHNLDNDYRDLDETITTEHPGAQVHFWSVA
- a CDS encoding DUF2809 domain-containing protein, coding for MRHSGDVDAFVWDEPSRRRADGAADPAPVVERHVRLPDGHARRRVVSLGALLAVVIAGMVVTHSDGRGLWPDVFYAAAIHLALIAVLPRVDSVVHGAAVLVWCTAVELLQITGWPAIWAVHVPLCRLLLGTGYDPVDLAAYAAGVLLVLLVDRLLRLGRGVGDVA
- the pgm gene encoding phosphoglucomutase (alpha-D-glucose-1,6-bisphosphate-dependent); translation: MHDRAGTAALPSDLIDIDELIRAYHDLHPDVEDPEQKVAFGTSGHRGSSLKTAFNEDHILAITQAIVEYRAEQGITGPLFIGRDTHGLSKPAEDTALEVLVANGVRVLADSRDSWCPTPALSHAILRWNRDEQHGDDDVADGIVVTPSHNPPADGGFKYNPPHGGPADSDATGWIAARANEIIAAGLVDVRRVPLEEARGAVEGYDFLGHYVDDLGSIIDMEAIKAAGVRIGADPLGGASVEYWAAIGERYGLDLEVVNPEVDPAWSFMTLDWDGKIRMDPSSASAMASVLARKDDFDILTGNDADADRHGIVTPDAGLMNPNHYLAVAIDYLYAHRPHWREDAAIGKTLVSSSVIDRVAESLGRRLWEVPVGFKWFVPGLIDGSVGFGGEESAGASFLRMDGTVWTTDKDGILLALLAAEILAVTGKTPSVLYRELTERFGDPVYERVDAAATKAQKATLGKLDGDAITATEVAGDVITVKTSTAPGNGAAVGGVKVVTDRAWFAARPSGTEDVYKIYAESFVGLDHLHEVQAEAKRIVDAALGA
- the pheA gene encoding prephenate dehydratase, with the protein product MAETPRPDETYSYLGPSGTFTEAALKQVEAARGRTWRAVNNASEALADVVSGTSVAAMIAIENSVEGGVTATQDALANIPGLRILSEHLVPVSFDLVVRPGTALADVRTVAAHPVAYGQCRRFLERELPTHGHVPATSNVAAALSLLEDGVADAAIAPPQITESQPLEAVARGIGDNPNAVTRFVLVGRATALPPRTGADKTSLIVELPDDRAGSLLDLLEQFATRGVNLALIQSRPIGDELGRYRFVIDAEGHVHDERVADALLGIRRFSPRVTFLGSYPRADGAPSTYRERYEDDVFLEARDWLRGIVSAEPGAGDA
- a CDS encoding APC family permease codes for the protein MTTTTGREQDASGAGAGGSKLKQAITGPLLYLFILGDVLGAGIYALMGTLAEDVGGALWVPLVVALLLALLTAGSYAELVTKYPRAGGAAIFAERAFKQPVISFLVGFSMLAAGVVSAAGLSLAFAGQYLSTLLAPLFDVPQIPAAIVFLLLVAALNARGITESMRGNVIMTVVELSGLVIVIVVVAVMLGGGGGDVSRVTQFPEGSNAALATLSAAIVAYYSFVGFETSANVAEEVRDPSRVYPKALFGSLATAGVVYVLVALASSVALSPDELSESTGPLLAVVQATGVGIPAWVFSLIALVAVANGALLTMIMASRVTFGMAEQGLLPGILGRVLPNRRTPWVAIVATTVVAVALTSVGDVGTLAETVVLLLLFVFISTNVAVLVLRKDRVEHAHFRVWTIVPVLGVLSCILLLTQQSGQVWLFGAILLAVGVVLYLISRATGARSKDLDRDRDRA